The sequence TCCAGTCGGAAAGTTGTTCAGGGACTTCGTCAGCATCCTGTACGAACACGCTGTCCGCTCCCGTGGCGACGCCACAACTAACGCGTTGGCACACGTCGCCGAGCGTTCGGTTCCCCGAGATGTTCGGTGTGTCGCCACCTCGGATAGTACTCGCCCAACTATTCCCGTTGGCACTCAGTGTGACGTTGTCCTCACTTCCATCGCGTCGGAGCACTCGCGTCTCGCCCGGTTCGGTGGCGTCGACCGTCGTGATGGTCGGGTAGGTCGTGAAGCCGTCGAAGGCGTCTTCTTCGATGTGGTGTATCTCCCGGACATGGTAGTCCCGTGCAAGGAGCCGACGGAGCGGGGCCGCCGTCTCGGTGTATTCGAATTTCTCCGGCGTGATGAGCGTCAGCCGTCCGCCGTCGCTGAGCACGTTCAACGACTGTTCGATGAACAGAATGAATAAGTCGAACCGCCCGGTGGCGGTATCGAAGCGTTGCTTGTACCGGGCCTTCTCGTCCTCGGACAGCCCCTCGATGGGGACATATGGCGGGTTCCCGACGACGTAACGGAACTCGCCGAGGCCAGAGAGGTCGCCGAGAAAGTCACGCTCGAGGAGGTCGACTGACGCGTCGGCGTGCGTCTCGCGGGCTTCGCTCAACAGTTCCGGGTCTGTGTCCATCCCGACGCCATCGGGGACAGGAAGACCGCGCGTTTCGCAATACCGATGAACGGCGGCGACGAACGGGCCAGTTCCGACGCCTGGAAAGAGAATCCGGTCGCCGTCAGACGGTTGCCTGTCGTCAAACAACTTTTCAACAATTCGGTCAGCAAGTGCGGGCGGTGTCGGGACGTGCCCCTTCATACACTCTGTTAGGTACCTCGAGTTATTTAAAGTTATATGTGTCTCGAGTCCTATTCACGGGTGACGCCCCACTCGTTGAGGTGGTCGACGAGTCTGTCCAGTTCGTCCTGAAACACCACCGCGTGAATGTTCGCCGCACTCGCCTTGTGAACCTCCTCACGTAATTTCTCGCGCCGTTCTCGCAGATTAAATTGTGTGACGTTGGCGACCGCGACGAACTTCGCGTCAGGGAAGTTCTCGGCGGCGGCCCGCGCCTCGGAACCGAACTCCTTGAATCGCTTTTGTTGGTCGCGCTGTTGGATGACCCGTACCTCGCCGACCACTTCGTATGGTTCCTCTGTCGGGACGACGAAGTCCGGTTCGCCCGGAAGCGTGTTGCCCTTGAAGTTTAGGTAGCCGTGTTCCTCGAGGTACTCGCGGACGTACTCCTCGTACTTTGACCGTTTATGTCGCCGCTGGTCACCCTCCCACATCTTCACGAAGCCGAACAGCACGGTTTCTAGCGAGAGGTCGTGGGGGAGAAGGTCGACAAGTGCGTCGGCGAACTTGACGGCCTGTTCCTCCTCACGAAAGTCCGTTTTTCGGTCGCGGAGGTTTCCGATGTTCTTCTCGCCGTATAGCCGTTCGAACTCTCGGTCGGGAAGCCCCGTTATCTTCTGAAAGAGTGGCATCAGTGTGTGGGAATTTTCCCACAACGCATCCAGATAATCAGACGTAGTCGCTTCGCTGAATACGACGCTCTCGTTTCCGCACTCGTCGGATTCGATAACGAAGTGCCGTCGGAGTGCGGCCTCGGCTTCATCGAGAAGTTCGTCCAATTCCTCGTACAATCCGGGTAACTCCTCACTATTCGGTCGCGGATACTGAACCATACAAAACCCGACAGACGAGTTCCTGATAATAGCACCGACCTACTTGAATTGTTCAGTCAGTCCTTTGGTCAGAAGTCGTCGTCTCCGAGAACTTCGCCCTCGTCGGTGATGACCCCCTACCGTCTCACCACGGCATTTCGCTCGATTCGCTGTGGGTCGGCCATCGAAGACTGGGTCCCGTATCGGTCGCATCGTCCAGTGCGACGCATAGCGCCCTCACTCGTCCTCGTTCGACATGGCCCGGAGCGCCCCGACCGCATGGAGGCCGTCGTCCGGGTCCTCCTCGTCGGGTGTCTCCTCCTCGGTCGACATGGCGGAGAGCGCCCCGATACGGCCGAGGCCGTCGGGGTCGTCGTCGGGCGTCTCCTCCTCGTCCTTCTTCGACATGGCCGAGAGAGCGCCGACGTGGTCGAGGCCGTCAGTGTCGACGCGGTCCTCGGTCGGGCGGTTCGTCTCGGTGTCGCCCATACCCAGGCGCCGTTCGAGGTCGTCCACTCGGGCCGATAGTTGGCGGCGGGTCGCACGTCGGGTCATTCTGCGGACACCTCCTCGACGGCGTCGTCGTCCCTGTCGGCGTGGGCCGCACCGTGTCCGTTGAGGGCGTCGCGGGACGAGAACGTCTTGCCGCACTCCCCACACTCGTACACCTGCGAGAAGTCGAGGTTGGCGCCCTGACGCCACGTCTCCAGGTCCTCGGCGTAATCCACGTCGCCCCGCGTCTCGGCCGTCGTCACGGGGTTCAATCGCTGGCCTGCGCTGTCGAGGGCGAGGATTCGCCAACCGCCTACCGACTTCCAGACCGCCGGCGTCACGAGGGTCTCGGGTATCTCCTCACCCGGCCGGAACGTGACGTGTCTGTCGCGCTCGGTGTCGACGCCGTATTCGTCTATGAGGGCGTCGGGGAGATTCTCGATACTCGTGCTGAACGGTTTGTTTACGACGACCAGGTGAGCGGTCTCGTCGGGCCACGGCTCCTCCTCGGGTTCGTCCGATTCTCCCGAGGTCCTGGGGTCGTAGCCGATAATGTCGGGACTCATTGGTCTCCTCCGCGAGGTGTGTTGTCTATCATCGTACCTCACATGATATAGAGTCGTCGAGCGTAAAAACCCCCCGCCGTCGCGCGATTTTCACTTTCACTCCACTACAACGCAGTATTTACGTCGGCATCTTCGACTGAGAATCGAACGCCTAACGACTCATGGCACCGCCGTCGCTCATGAGTGGTTGAAGCAAGAGGGGAATGGGCGTCCCCCTCGTTGACAAACCCCGACGAGAAGGGAGGGTTGCACACCCCGCGGCCCCCTTTTCGTCGTACATCGTTCTTTGAGTGCGTGGGGCATAGGGGTTTCGGCCCCCCCCTCACTCGTCGGGGTGTGACGCCCGCCATCAACACATGGCGACCACCACACCACCCCGCTCGACGCCGTCGACGCTGTCAGTCCTCCGCACCGTCCTCGTCCACCCGCTCTACGTCCTCGGTCGCCGTGAGCGGGGTCGCCTCGGCCGACGCCATCCCGTCCGAATCCTCGGCGTATTGTGCCGACTCGGTCGGGACGAGGTTGCCGTCCTCGTCGGGGCGGAACCCGACCAACCCCCCGCCGCCGGACTCGTCGTCGAGCATGGGGGCGAACGCGTCGAGGAGCCCTTCGAGCCGGCCGAGGTCCTCGGCGGTGAGTCCCGGCACGTCCACCGCGTCGGTCCACGGCGTCGCCCCTCTCGCAGTCTCGCACTCGGGGCAGGTGTCCTCACCGGGCGAGAGGACGCGCAGGCAGTCGTCGCACACGGTGTCCCACGGGTCGACCTCGTCGCCATTCTCGCGGACGCCGGGGACGCCAAAGGCGTTGTGCGCGGCGGCGTTGTGGTCGTCGCCGGTGAGGTGAGAGTAGGTCTCCTCCATCACGTCCGAGGCGGGGGCGTGGCCCAACCAGAATTTAATATCCGCGGTGGTAATGTCGGGGTGCTTCAGGCACGTATTGACGAAGTTGTGCCTCATCATGTGGGGGTGGGCCGGTTTCGAGACGGTCACAACGTCGACTCGCTCGGCGGTTTTCTTCTTGAGTTGCGCCATCGTGTAGCGAATCGTCTCTTTCGTGACGGGCGTCGTCGGGTCCATCTTCGACGCCCCCGGCTTCGCCGTAATCAGGTAGTCCTCGGGGTCGCCGGTGGGGTGAAAGTCGAGCCAGTCGCGGACGGCCCGATACGCCTGCGAGAGCGGCCGGGGTTCGCCGGGTCGGTCGATGTTCTTGAGGCCGTCGGCGTCGGTGTTGAACGACCACACGCCCGCGTCGAGGTCCACGTCTTTCACCCGGAGCGTCCGCAGGGCGGTGTTCCGCATCCCGGCGTAGAGGAGGAGGTGGAGAATCGCGGCGTCTCGCGGGTGGTCGACGACCGTTCGCAGGGCGGCCCGTTCCTCGGGCGTAAGCATATCGCCCTCGGTCCACGGCGTCGTTTTCGACCGCTCGTGGACGGTAATATCGGCGGGGTCGACGCCGAGGTCGGCGTGGTAGCGATAGAACTTCTTGAGGGCGTTTTCAATATCGGCCACGCGGGAGAGGCCGGGGCCGTCCTTCGCTTTCACCCGGCCGGTGGTCCATGCGTTGACGGTATCGGCGTCGGTCTCGTCGCCGGTGAGGTGGAGGTCCTTCGCCGCCACCGAGAGGCGTTCGGCCCATGCGTCGAGCGTCCCCCGC is a genomic window of Halanaeroarchaeum sp. HSR-CO containing:
- a CDS encoding BREX-1 system adenine-specific DNA-methyltransferase PglX, with translation MDTDPELLSEARETHADASVDLLERDFLGDLSGLGEFRYVVGNPPYVPIEGLSEDEKARYKQRFDTATGRFDLFILFIEQSLNVLSDGGRLTLITPEKFEYTETAAPLRRLLARDYHVREIHHIEEDAFDGFTTYPTITTVDATEPGETRVLRRDGSEDNVTLSANGNSWASTIRGGDTPNISGNRTLGDVCQRVSCGVATGADSVFVQDADEVPEQLSDWTYPTTSGKQLRINDGPDSGEVFICPYREDGRLPSENDLEAFGDWASFRRDRLEDRSCVKKNKCPWYGWHENPPMEDILQPKILCQDVTDDPTFWLDETGEVVPRHSVYYIIPEDPDDLYALHEFLNSPEAHAWFEANCQRAANGYLRLQSRVMKKLPVPDDVKGEVYQTTLTDQ
- a CDS encoding C2H2-type zinc finger protein, which gives rise to MSPDIIGYDPRTSGESDEPEEEPWPDETAHLVVVNKPFSTSIENLPDALIDEYGVDTERDRHVTFRPGEEIPETLVTPAVWKSVGGWRILALDSAGQRLNPVTTAETRGDVDYAEDLETWRQGANLDFSQVYECGECGKTFSSRDALNGHGAAHADRDDDAVEEVSAE
- a CDS encoding site-specific integrase, with amino-acid sequence MSQHQTQFQDTLDSLDRRVEDGEIHPDDGDAIRELCAAYDAEDATESLPRDLYDDRKDGHKARGTLDAWAERLSVAAKDLHLTGDETDADTVNAWTTGRVKAKDGPGLSRVADIENALKKFYRYHADLGVDPADITVHERSKTTPWTEGDMLTPEERAALRTVVDHPRDAAILHLLLYAGMRNTALRTLRVKDVDLDAGVWSFNTDADGLKNIDRPGEPRPLSQAYRAVRDWLDFHPTGDPEDYLITAKPGASKMDPTTPVTKETIRYTMAQLKKKTAERVDVVTVSKPAHPHMMRHNFVNTCLKHPDITTADIKFWLGHAPASDVMEETYSHLTGDDHNAAAHNAFGVPGVRENGDEVDPWDTVCDDCLRVLSPGEDTCPECETARGATPWTDAVDVPGLTAEDLGRLEGLLDAFAPMLDDESGGGGLVGFRPDEDGNLVPTESAQYAEDSDGMASAEATPLTATEDVERVDEDGAED